A genomic window from Yoonia rosea includes:
- the hmgA gene encoding homogentisate 1,2-dioxygenase: MTKIQPHDLIQSDGASTTPGYMSGWANDFETEALPGVLPQGMNSPQKVNYGLYAEQLSGTAFTQPRPERTWCYRIRPSVKHTARFTRIDLPYWKTAPHVQEDITSLGQYRWDPLPHSDAPLTWLTGMRTMTTAGDVNTQVGMASHVYLVTESMKDAYFYSADSELLVVPQEGRLRFATELGIIDIEPKEIAIIPRGLVYRVEVLEGPCRGFVCENYGAKFDLPDRGPIGANCLANPRDFKTPVAAFEDRETPSTVTVKWCGQFHETKIGHSPLDIVAWHGNYAPSKYDLRTYCPVGAILFDHPDPSIFTVLTAPGGQPGVANIDFVLFRERWLVAEDTFRPPWYHKNVMSELMGNIYGQYDAKPNGFAPGGVSLHNMMLPHGPDMEAFEKASNANLGPDKLDQTMSFMFETRFPQHLTQFAGQEAPLQDTYIDCWTSLEKKFDGTPGKK; this comes from the coding sequence ATGACCAAGATACAACCCCATGACCTGATCCAATCGGACGGGGCCAGCACGACACCTGGCTATATGTCCGGCTGGGCCAATGATTTTGAGACCGAGGCGCTGCCCGGTGTGCTGCCACAAGGCATGAACTCGCCCCAAAAGGTGAACTACGGGCTTTATGCCGAACAACTGTCCGGCACGGCTTTCACCCAACCACGGCCAGAGCGGACGTGGTGCTATCGCATCCGTCCGTCGGTCAAGCACACGGCGCGGTTCACGCGCATTGATCTGCCTTATTGGAAGACAGCGCCGCATGTTCAGGAAGACATCACATCGCTCGGTCAATACCGTTGGGATCCGCTGCCGCATTCGGATGCACCGCTGACGTGGCTGACGGGCATGCGGACGATGACGACAGCAGGCGATGTGAACACCCAAGTGGGCATGGCGTCACATGTCTATCTGGTGACCGAAAGCATGAAAGACGCCTATTTCTATTCCGCTGACAGCGAGCTGCTGGTGGTGCCGCAAGAGGGGCGTCTGCGCTTTGCCACCGAGCTTGGGATCATCGATATTGAACCCAAGGAGATCGCCATCATTCCGCGCGGGCTGGTCTATCGGGTCGAGGTGCTTGAGGGGCCCTGCCGTGGCTTTGTCTGTGAAAACTATGGGGCGAAGTTTGATTTGCCGGACCGCGGGCCGATTGGCGCGAACTGTCTGGCCAACCCGCGTGATTTCAAGACACCCGTCGCCGCTTTTGAGGACCGTGAGACGCCATCCACCGTCACCGTCAAATGGTGCGGCCAGTTCCATGAAACCAAGATCGGCCACAGCCCCTTGGACATTGTCGCATGGCACGGCAACTACGCGCCGAGCAAATACGACCTGCGCACCTATTGCCCGGTCGGCGCAATCCTGTTCGACCATCCTGACCCGTCGATTTTCACGGTGCTGACCGCGCCCGGTGGGCAACCCGGTGTCGCCAACATCGACTTTGTGCTGTTCCGTGAACGCTGGCTGGTGGCCGAAGATACCTTCCGCCCGCCGTGGTACCACAAGAACGTCATGTCCGAGCTGATGGGCAATATCTATGGCCAGTATGATGCGAAACCGAATGGCTTTGCGCCGGGGGGCGTGTCGTTGCATAATATGATGCTGCCGCATGGGCCGGACATGGAGGCCTTTGAAAAGGCGTCGAACGCCAACCTTGGCCCCGACAAGCTGGACCAGACCATGTCGTTCATGTTCGAAACCCGTTTCCCACAGCATCTGACCCAATTCGCTGGTCAAGAGGCCCCGCTGCAAGACACCTACATTGACTGCTGGACCTCGCTTGAAAAGAAATTCGACGGCACACCGGGCAAGAAATGA
- a CDS encoding DoxX family protein, which yields MKYVSLGLRGLLTLAFVAAGGAKLAGVEMMVGTYDAIGVGQWFRYLTGALEVGAAILLWLPGKQVLAAALLGATMVGAVLAHLFILGPSAVPAVVLGLICIAVIYLHRDQIADPLGRATA from the coding sequence ATGAAATATGTCTCGCTCGGCCTTCGCGGCCTTCTGACGCTCGCGTTTGTCGCCGCAGGTGGTGCAAAACTTGCTGGCGTTGAAATGATGGTTGGTACCTATGATGCGATCGGCGTGGGCCAGTGGTTTCGCTATCTGACCGGCGCGCTTGAGGTCGGTGCCGCAATCCTTCTGTGGTTGCCCGGCAAACAGGTACTGGCCGCAGCACTCCTCGGTGCAACGATGGTCGGTGCGGTTTTGGCCCATTTGTTCATCCTCGGTCCGTCGGCTGTTCCTGCGGTGGTCCTTGGCCTCATCTGTATCGCCGTGATCTACTTGCACCGTGACCAGATCGCTGATCCCTTGGGCCGTGCGACCGCCTGA
- the maiA gene encoding maleylacetoacetate isomerase, whose amino-acid sequence MKLYCYWRSTTSYRVRIALHLKGVVFDTVPVNLVTDEQARAEYAALNPQRAVPTLATDEGLVLTQSLAIMDYLDAIAPDPGLLPGDAPMRARMLAAALVLASDVHPVNNLRVMKRLKDMGHNQQDCTDWMLHWMAEGLTAFQALIDPDTPFCFGDRPTFADICLIPQLYNAHRWGLDMAPFTRLTDIEARCLALAPFDAARPENQPDAV is encoded by the coding sequence ATGAAGCTCTATTGCTATTGGCGCTCGACCACGTCCTACCGCGTCCGTATCGCGCTGCATCTCAAGGGGGTGGTGTTTGACACGGTGCCTGTAAACCTTGTGACCGATGAACAGGCCCGTGCAGAGTATGCTGCGCTGAACCCGCAACGCGCGGTCCCAACGCTGGCGACCGATGAGGGCCTCGTGCTGACCCAGTCGCTGGCGATCATGGATTATCTTGATGCAATCGCCCCGGACCCGGGCCTGTTGCCCGGGGATGCCCCGATGCGGGCGCGGATGTTGGCCGCTGCACTGGTGCTGGCAAGCGATGTGCACCCTGTCAATAACCTGCGCGTGATGAAGCGCCTCAAGGACATGGGGCATAACCAGCAAGACTGCACCGACTGGATGCTGCATTGGATGGCCGAAGGGTTGACCGCATTCCAAGCCCTGATTGACCCTGACACGCCGTTCTGTTTTGGCGATAGGCCGACCTTTGCCGATATCTGCCTGATCCCGCAGCTTTATAACGCGCACCGCTGGGGGCTGGACATGGCCCCTTTCACCCGCCTCACCGACATCGAAGCGCGTTGCTTGGCCCTTGCGCCGTTTGATGCAGCCCGCCCTGAAAACCAGCCCGACGCAGTCTAA
- a CDS encoding FAD-dependent oxidoreductase, whose translation MNAPLRDRYPLAFQLYPYARSADQDAATPVRHPVVIVGGGPVGLTLALDLARRGTPALVLDDHEGVGQGSRAICFAKRTLEVMHRLGAGAPMVEKGVVWNKGRVFRDRDEVFEFDLLPESGHRNPAFINLPQTQFEKFQVEAVRRAQADGQPMDIRGKNRVDAVTDMGDHLLLDLMTPEGPYQIAADYLVACDGARSPLRDMMGLAFEGRVFEDNFLIADVKMTADFPTERWFWFEPWFKSGDSALLHKQPDDIWRIDFQLGWDIDREKELKPENIRARVDQMLGEGVEYELNWCSIYTFQCRRMEKFRHGRVIFAGDAAHQVSPFGARGANSGVQDADNLGWKLAAVLNGASDTLLDSYDSERVLAADENILNSSRATDFLTPKSDISKTFRNAVLDLAKTHAFARPLINSGRLSVPSVYDGSPLNGADDLQGPDRTRPGAPCPDAPVGNGYLLDHLTAGFTVLSIGADAPDVAGTTSLHIADASPELAARYLGDAPSAIYLIRPDQHVAARWATADVPSIKSAIITAMGGVQ comes from the coding sequence ATGAACGCCCCGCTGCGCGACCGCTATCCACTTGCGTTTCAGCTGTACCCCTACGCGCGCAGTGCCGATCAGGATGCAGCCACCCCTGTGCGCCATCCGGTTGTGATCGTCGGCGGGGGGCCTGTGGGCCTGACATTGGCGCTCGATCTGGCCCGACGCGGCACACCCGCCCTTGTTCTGGACGATCACGAAGGGGTGGGGCAGGGATCACGCGCCATCTGTTTCGCCAAACGCACGCTAGAGGTCATGCACCGCCTCGGCGCGGGCGCGCCCATGGTCGAAAAAGGCGTCGTCTGGAACAAGGGCCGCGTGTTCCGTGACCGCGATGAGGTTTTTGAATTCGACCTTCTGCCGGAAAGCGGCCACCGCAATCCTGCCTTTATCAACCTGCCGCAAACCCAGTTTGAAAAGTTTCAGGTCGAGGCGGTTCGACGTGCACAAGCAGACGGACAGCCGATGGATATTCGCGGCAAAAACCGTGTCGATGCCGTCACCGACATGGGTGACCACCTGCTGCTGGACCTGATGACCCCCGAAGGCCCCTATCAAATCGCAGCCGACTATCTTGTCGCCTGCGACGGCGCGCGCTCGCCGTTGCGCGATATGATGGGCCTCGCCTTTGAGGGGCGCGTGTTCGAGGACAATTTCCTGATCGCCGATGTCAAAATGACGGCCGATTTCCCCACCGAGCGCTGGTTCTGGTTCGAGCCTTGGTTCAAATCCGGCGACAGTGCCCTGCTGCATAAACAGCCCGATGATATCTGGCGCATCGACTTTCAGCTTGGCTGGGACATCGACCGCGAGAAGGAATTGAAGCCTGAAAACATCCGCGCCCGCGTTGATCAGATGCTGGGGGAGGGGGTGGAATACGAACTCAATTGGTGTTCGATTTATACCTTCCAGTGCCGGCGGATGGAAAAGTTCCGCCATGGCCGCGTGATTTTTGCGGGCGACGCGGCGCATCAGGTGTCGCCCTTTGGGGCGCGGGGCGCGAATTCCGGTGTGCAGGATGCCGATAATCTGGGCTGGAAACTGGCGGCGGTGTTAAATGGCGCATCCGATACCTTGCTGGACAGCTATGACAGTGAACGTGTGCTTGCGGCGGATGAGAATATCCTGAACTCCAGCCGCGCGACGGATTTTCTGACCCCCAAATCAGATATTTCCAAAACCTTCCGCAATGCGGTGCTCGATTTGGCGAAAACCCATGCCTTTGCCCGCCCGTTGATCAATTCCGGACGGCTGAGCGTGCCCAGCGTCTACGACGGCTCACCGCTGAATGGCGCAGACGATCTGCAAGGCCCGGATCGCACCCGCCCCGGCGCGCCCTGTCCGGATGCCCCTGTCGGGAACGGCTATTTGCTTGATCACTTGACGGCTGGCTTTACCGTGCTGTCGATCGGCGCAGATGCGCCGGATGTTGCCGGAACGACATCTTTGCACATTGCCGACGCCTCACCCGAACTGGCGGCGCGGTATTTGGGCGATGCGCCCAGTGCCATCTACCTGATCCGCCCTGATCAACATGTCGCCGCACGTTGGGCCACTGCCGATGTGCCAAGCATCAAATCGGCGATAATAACCGCAATGGGGGGCGTGCAATGA
- the fahA gene encoding fumarylacetoacetase → MTLIRSWIESANAPDTDFPLNNLPYGVFSLPNENKRMGVAIGDKIIDLPKLVENGHLSHANLIPNGHDNPFLQESWNDFMALGPGFWRFFREALTKSLSEGSDPSHIEEALVPMAEAKLLMPFRVSEFTDFYASRHHATNVGTMFRGAENALPPNWLHIPIGYNGRASSVVVDGTDVIRPQGQLKGPNQDVPSFLPSRRFDFELEMGAIVGVPSDGPISLDDAMANIFGYVILNDWSARDIQAWEYQPLGPFQAKATATTISPWIVTAAALEPFRVDTPEREFDLLDHLKDTGPMLYDIDLEVAIAPEGKDETVITRTNYREMYYSSAQQLTHHTSSGCPMRVGDLLGSGTISGPSKESRGALLELSWGGKEPLTLDTGETRSFIEDGDTITMRGAAKGDGYRIGFGKCAGKVLPARS, encoded by the coding sequence ATGACTCTTATTCGTTCATGGATCGAAAGCGCAAACGCGCCGGACACCGACTTTCCGCTCAACAATTTGCCCTATGGGGTGTTCTCGCTCCCGAACGAAAACAAACGTATGGGAGTCGCGATCGGAGACAAAATTATTGACCTTCCCAAGTTGGTCGAGAACGGGCACCTGAGTCACGCAAACCTGATCCCGAACGGGCATGACAATCCTTTTCTGCAAGAAAGCTGGAATGATTTCATGGCGCTTGGGCCGGGGTTTTGGCGCTTCTTTCGAGAGGCTCTTACCAAATCCCTCAGCGAAGGATCTGATCCGTCACATATAGAAGAAGCCCTCGTTCCGATGGCAGAGGCCAAGCTCCTTATGCCGTTCCGTGTCTCGGAATTCACCGATTTCTACGCATCGCGCCACCATGCGACGAATGTCGGCACAATGTTCCGTGGTGCGGAAAACGCCTTGCCTCCCAATTGGCTGCACATTCCCATCGGGTACAACGGGCGCGCTTCATCGGTGGTGGTGGACGGGACTGACGTCATCCGTCCGCAGGGGCAGTTGAAGGGGCCAAACCAAGATGTGCCATCTTTCCTGCCGTCCCGCCGGTTCGATTTCGAACTGGAAATGGGTGCGATCGTTGGCGTCCCCTCCGACGGGCCGATCAGCCTTGATGACGCCATGGCGAATATCTTCGGCTATGTGATCCTGAATGATTGGTCCGCACGTGATATCCAAGCTTGGGAATACCAGCCGCTCGGACCGTTTCAGGCCAAGGCGACCGCCACCACAATCAGCCCGTGGATCGTGACGGCCGCCGCGCTAGAGCCATTCCGTGTCGACACACCCGAACGTGAGTTTGATCTTTTGGATCACCTCAAAGACACAGGCCCGATGCTTTATGACATCGACCTAGAGGTCGCGATTGCGCCTGAGGGCAAAGATGAAACTGTCATCACCCGCACCAATTATCGCGAGATGTATTATTCATCTGCTCAGCAATTGACCCATCACACAAGCAGCGGCTGCCCGATGCGGGTGGGCGATCTGCTGGGGTCGGGCACGATTTCTGGCCCATCCAAGGAAAGCCGTGGCGCCTTGCTCGAACTCAGCTGGGGCGGGAAAGAACCGCTGACCTTGGACACTGGCGAAACCCGTAGCTTTATCGAAGACGGTGACACAATCACGATGCGCGGTGCCGCGAAAGGCGACGGATACCGGATCGGCTTTGGTAAATGCGCAGGAAAAGTATTACCAGCACGGAGCTGA
- a CDS encoding DUF2783 domain-containing protein, producing the protein MTDLNLDPNIPDHDAFYAELIDLHNGLDAAQSSALNARLILILANHIGDRNVLTQAFAAAKGDAT; encoded by the coding sequence ATGACCGATCTGAACCTTGATCCCAACATTCCGGATCACGACGCCTTTTATGCCGAACTGATCGACCTGCATAACGGGCTGGACGCGGCGCAAAGCAGCGCGTTGAACGCCCGTTTGATCCTGATCCTAGCCAATCATATTGGCGACAGAAACGTCCTGACACAGGCCTTTGCTGCCGCGAAAGGAGATGCCACATGA
- a CDS encoding DODA-type extradiol aromatic ring-opening family dioxygenase translates to MGAAKPPMIYDYSGFPPHTYEITYDAPGAPDVAARTLALLQKAGITARIDPDRGFDHGLYAPMEVMYPAADMPIFQVSMLKSYDPADHFAIGRALRPLRDEGIMIVGSGLSFHNLRLPRGVGKDPSAEFDAWLFNAMMAAPDVRHKAMLKWESAPAARICHAEEDHLVPIFVALGAAEDEPAERIYHHTSEMTGITVSNYKFG, encoded by the coding sequence ATGGGCGCGGCGAAGCCCCCGATGATCTATGATTATTCCGGCTTTCCGCCGCATACCTACGAAATCACCTATGACGCCCCCGGTGCGCCCGATGTCGCGGCCCGGACCCTCGCGCTGCTGCAAAAGGCCGGGATTACCGCAAGGATCGACCCGGATCGCGGTTTTGACCACGGGCTTTATGCCCCGATGGAGGTCATGTACCCGGCGGCCGACATGCCAATCTTTCAGGTGTCGATGCTGAAATCCTACGACCCGGCTGATCATTTCGCTATTGGCCGCGCATTGCGACCACTGCGGGATGAAGGAATCATGATCGTCGGATCGGGCCTGAGCTTTCACAACTTGCGTTTGCCGCGCGGTGTCGGGAAAGACCCTTCGGCAGAGTTTGATGCATGGCTGTTTAACGCGATGATGGCAGCACCTGATGTGCGGCACAAAGCCATGTTGAAATGGGAAAGCGCCCCCGCCGCGCGTATCTGCCACGCAGAAGAGGACCATCTGGTGCCGATCTTCGTCGCACTTGGCGCTGCGGAGGATGAACCAGCAGAACGGATTTATCACCATACCAGCGAAATGACCGGCATCACCGTTTCGAACTACAAGTTCGGTTGA
- a CDS encoding LysR family transcriptional regulator, with protein MDAITLDQFTVFLTIVEEGSFAAAARKLGRAQSAITYAVQKLEDQSGVPLFDRTAYRPTLTEQGRALLPRIRRIMDDLGEFRVQAQSMSKGIEAELILVVETFLPLSIFMPALRHFQSEYPMVQLRINAVRPQDASGQLLENRADLGLFLLSPKSEPDLESRVIAEMDFVAVAAPDHPLAELPPHFPKEAMRDHLQIVVSDPKAVTDSTAYGVVGVNQWRVSDVRLRYELVKKGIGWGSMPRPMVEADLMRGELVELLPAQWDSSNSMPRFKIVVARRKDKALGPAGSFLMATLINGSGSND; from the coding sequence ATGGATGCAATTACTCTGGATCAATTCACAGTATTCCTCACGATCGTCGAAGAAGGCAGCTTTGCCGCGGCTGCGCGAAAGCTCGGTCGCGCGCAATCGGCCATCACCTATGCTGTTCAAAAGCTTGAAGATCAAAGCGGAGTCCCACTTTTCGACCGGACCGCTTACCGCCCCACTTTGACCGAACAAGGCCGCGCTCTGTTGCCACGCATCCGTCGGATCATGGACGACCTGGGTGAATTTCGCGTGCAGGCCCAGAGCATGTCAAAGGGTATCGAGGCTGAGTTGATATTGGTTGTCGAGACCTTTCTGCCGCTCTCGATATTCATGCCAGCCTTGCGCCATTTTCAGAGCGAATATCCGATGGTGCAGCTCAGGATCAATGCGGTGCGGCCGCAAGACGCATCGGGGCAGTTGCTGGAAAACCGCGCAGATCTTGGCCTTTTTCTGTTGTCGCCAAAATCAGAACCGGATCTGGAAAGTCGGGTGATTGCAGAGATGGACTTTGTCGCCGTTGCAGCGCCTGACCATCCACTCGCAGAACTGCCACCACACTTTCCGAAAGAGGCGATGCGGGACCATCTGCAGATTGTCGTGTCAGACCCAAAGGCGGTGACCGATAGTACGGCATACGGCGTTGTCGGTGTGAACCAGTGGCGCGTAAGCGATGTTCGTCTGCGCTATGAACTGGTGAAGAAAGGCATCGGCTGGGGGTCCATGCCACGACCGATGGTTGAAGCCGATCTGATGCGCGGAGAGCTTGTGGAACTGCTCCCTGCGCAGTGGGACTCGTCCAATTCAATGCCACGCTTCAAGATCGTCGTCGCCAGACGGAAAGACAAGGCCTTGGGGCCCGCCGGCAGTTTTCTTATGGCTACCCTGATTAACGGGTCTGGCTCCAACGATTGA
- a CDS encoding DoxX family protein, with protein sequence MKILRGTPVISSTLNTAPVSKGANISIWAAQVIGSALFLMSGAMKLFTPIPELAAMMPWAGEYSEGFVRFIGVVDLAGGLGLLLPSLTRIMPRLTVVAAAACVLLQILAILFHASRGEFEVLPLNVVYIGCALIVLWGRGRKAPITPRG encoded by the coding sequence ATGAAAATTTTGAGAGGTACCCCCGTGATAAGCTCCACACTCAACACCGCGCCTGTATCCAAAGGCGCCAATATCAGCATATGGGCAGCACAAGTGATCGGCTCGGCTCTCTTCCTCATGTCGGGAGCGATGAAACTTTTCACGCCAATCCCGGAACTTGCGGCGATGATGCCATGGGCGGGCGAATACTCGGAAGGCTTCGTCCGGTTTATCGGCGTGGTCGATCTAGCCGGTGGCCTTGGCCTGCTACTGCCATCCTTGACGCGCATCATGCCGCGCCTAACCGTCGTCGCAGCGGCTGCCTGTGTACTGCTGCAGATCCTTGCGATCCTGTTTCACGCCTCGCGTGGCGAATTCGAGGTTCTGCCTTTGAACGTCGTTTACATAGGCTGTGCTCTGATCGTGCTTTGGGGCCGTGGCCGAAAGGCACCGATCACGCCGCGCGGCTGA
- a CDS encoding LysR family transcriptional regulator has product MDKWTELRTAYHVARLGTVSTAAEALQLHRATVNRHIDALEAEIGTKIFLRHARGYTLTEAGEDVLRVAQKADEMIQDLAGRVKGGKSQIDGEIKLTLLAPFAGFLMEAIQKFRIENPECAVRIDVTEDLARLEYGEAHIALRAGNKPDHPDYVVTHFGDITFNLYAHDSYLTRHGPAGVHDGFEGHAFVLPDFPLERLPFGAWIQDNVDPRAVALSSRDVGIIERAVYSGLGLGFLSDAEAQKRDNLRVILPATADWTVTGWLITHVDLHRTEKVQAMLSCIKHFKSKQDR; this is encoded by the coding sequence TTGGATAAATGGACGGAATTGCGCACGGCCTATCACGTGGCACGCCTTGGCACTGTGAGCACGGCTGCCGAGGCGCTGCAGCTACACCGCGCAACCGTAAACCGCCATATTGATGCGCTGGAAGCGGAGATCGGCACCAAGATCTTTCTACGCCACGCACGGGGCTATACGTTGACCGAGGCTGGCGAAGATGTGCTTCGGGTCGCCCAGAAGGCCGATGAAATGATCCAAGATCTGGCAGGCCGCGTCAAAGGTGGCAAGAGTCAGATAGACGGTGAAATCAAACTCACGCTGCTTGCGCCCTTTGCGGGATTTCTCATGGAAGCGATCCAGAAATTTCGCATCGAAAATCCGGAATGCGCTGTCAGGATCGATGTGACAGAGGATCTGGCCCGCCTCGAATACGGAGAGGCACATATCGCCCTTCGGGCAGGCAACAAACCGGATCATCCCGACTACGTGGTCACGCATTTCGGCGACATCACGTTCAACCTTTACGCCCATGACAGCTATCTGACACGGCACGGGCCGGCCGGTGTTCATGATGGTTTTGAAGGCCACGCTTTCGTTTTGCCTGACTTCCCACTGGAGCGCCTTCCATTCGGCGCGTGGATTCAGGACAACGTCGATCCAAGAGCGGTCGCCCTGTCGTCCCGCGATGTCGGGATTATCGAAAGGGCCGTCTATTCAGGCCTAGGCTTGGGTTTTCTCAGCGACGCAGAGGCCCAGAAGCGTGATAATCTGCGCGTGATCTTACCGGCCACTGCGGATTGGACCGTTACGGGGTGGCTCATCACCCATGTTGACCTGCATCGCACGGAAAAGGTGCAGGCGATGCTTTCATGTATCAAGCACTTCAAATCAAAACAGGATCGGTAA
- a CDS encoding NAD(P)-dependent oxidoreductase has product MNLLVLGASGRTGKHIVDQALSRGHHVTALVRNPNSMQAQDGLTVIKGTPTNPADLAAAEQGKDAILVALNNPRQSDAPWAKPITTEKILTKVAENIIALGKKRVVFLSAAGVGDSFETAPWFMRFMIKRTNLGYAYADHNSVEQAFRASDASWTLVRAMGLSNSEKEKALIVGTATTPKPGMMVRRSAVAKFMLDCVENDSHVGQTPVVSER; this is encoded by the coding sequence ATGAATCTTCTCGTACTTGGCGCCAGTGGACGCACAGGCAAGCATATCGTTGACCAAGCCCTGTCCAGAGGGCACCACGTGACCGCATTGGTGCGCAACCCAAATAGCATGCAAGCGCAAGACGGCCTGACGGTCATCAAGGGCACGCCGACGAACCCGGCTGACCTTGCCGCAGCAGAGCAAGGCAAGGACGCGATCTTGGTTGCGCTCAACAACCCGCGCCAATCCGATGCGCCATGGGCAAAGCCGATTACGACGGAAAAGATTCTGACAAAGGTCGCTGAGAATATCATTGCCCTTGGCAAGAAGCGTGTCGTCTTTTTGTCGGCGGCTGGTGTCGGAGATAGCTTTGAAACGGCCCCTTGGTTCATGCGGTTCATGATCAAGCGGACCAACCTCGGGTATGCCTACGCGGATCACAACAGCGTCGAACAAGCGTTTCGTGCTTCTGACGCGTCTTGGACCCTCGTGCGGGCGATGGGGCTTTCCAACAGCGAGAAGGAGAAAGCGTTGATCGTCGGAACGGCAACGACCCCCAAGCCGGGCATGATGGTACGTCGCAGCGCCGTTGCAAAATTCATGCTGGATTGCGTTGAAAATGACAGCCACGTTGGTCAAACCCCCGTCGTCTCTGAGAGATAA
- a CDS encoding MBL fold metallo-hydrolase, translating into MAKAFASQGDMTEKEISFTKIGPGLYAFTAEGDPNSGVIIGDESVMIVEAQATPRLANKVIECVRSVTDKPISHVVLTHYHAVRVLGASAFGADQIIMSDAARGMVEERGQEDWDSEFQRFPRLFEGHESIPGLTYPTTTFSDSMTVYLGNRRVEIKQIGRAHTAGDSIVWVPDAQTMFTGDIVEYHSACYCGDGYFREWGATLDAVKAYNPQSIAPGRGDALIGVEMVDAALAATRDFVDSTYLPVAQVAARGGTLKEAWDAVRAACDPKFKDYAIYEHCLPFNVARAYDEARGIDHPRIWTAERDIAMWEALQS; encoded by the coding sequence ATGGCCAAGGCATTCGCGTCACAAGGTGACATGACCGAAAAGGAAATTTCATTTACCAAGATCGGTCCGGGACTTTATGCCTTTACCGCCGAGGGCGATCCGAATTCCGGCGTCATTATTGGCGACGAAAGTGTTATGATCGTCGAAGCGCAGGCCACGCCCCGTTTGGCCAATAAGGTCATCGAATGCGTGCGCAGCGTGACAGACAAGCCTATTTCCCATGTCGTGCTGACCCATTATCACGCGGTGCGGGTTCTTGGCGCGAGCGCCTTTGGTGCCGATCAGATCATCATGTCCGATGCGGCACGCGGCATGGTCGAAGAACGCGGGCAAGAAGATTGGGACAGCGAATTCCAACGGTTCCCGCGTCTGTTCGAGGGGCACGAGAGCATTCCCGGGCTTACCTATCCCACAACGACGTTTAGCGATTCGATGACCGTCTACCTTGGTAACCGCCGGGTTGAGATCAAGCAGATCGGCCGCGCTCATACTGCTGGCGACAGCATCGTTTGGGTGCCGGATGCGCAAACCATGTTTACCGGTGATATCGTCGAATACCATTCCGCCTGCTATTGCGGCGACGGCTATTTCCGCGAATGGGGGGCCACACTTGACGCTGTGAAAGCCTACAACCCGCAAAGCATCGCACCGGGCCGTGGCGACGCACTGATCGGGGTCGAAATGGTGGATGCGGCCCTTGCCGCGACACGGGATTTTGTCGACAGCACCTATCTGCCCGTGGCACAGGTCGCCGCCCGTGGTGGGACTTTGAAAGAGGCATGGGACGCCGTACGCGCCGCCTGTGATCCAAAATTCAAAGACTACGCCATCTACGAACACTGCCTACCGTTTAACGTAGCCCGCGCCTATGACGAGGCGCGCGGCATCGACCACCCGCGCATCTGGACCGCCGAACGTGATATCGCGATGTGGGAGGCGCTTCAGTCATGA